One genomic window of Mercenaria mercenaria strain notata chromosome 2, MADL_Memer_1, whole genome shotgun sequence includes the following:
- the LOC123564819 gene encoding rho-related GTP-binding protein RhoV-like has protein sequence MNKTGSECAYRNTHCTRGVGKTCLMKTYVDNSFPSEYVPTVFDNYTAVLSVEGQRINLGLWDTSGQSNYDRLRPLAYPQTDVFLLCFAVDSRDSYDNLKQRWVPEVRHHCPSTPIIVVGTKLDKRDSSVDHDKNFVSNSRGVHLMKEIGARRYLECSALTQKGVTTVFEEAVKIALEPPPKKKNEICSLFYQSVLSSVSQMAAEANIKCVVIGDGNVGKTCLAKTYVNNSFPPEYTNPTVYDNYTAVLTIEGRRFNLALTDTAGKEDYDRLRPLSYPQTDVFLLCFAVDSRDSYDNVWEKWAPEVLHYCPSTPIILVGTKLDERESHVDRDKKFVSNYEQGVYLMKKIGARRYLECSALAQQGVTTVFEEAVKIALEPPPKKKKNKCSLF, from the exons AGGTGTTGGAAAAACATGCTTGATGAAAACTTACGTAGATAATTCTTTCCCGTCAGAATATGTACCAACTGT GTTCGATAATTATACTGCCGTTCTGTCTGTAGAAGGGCAACGTATCAACTTAGGCTTGTGGGACACTTCCGGCCAAAGTAATTATGACAGACTAAGACCACTTGCATACCCACAGACg gaTGTGTTTCTGTTGTGTTTTGCAGTCGATAGTCGTGATTCTTATGATAATTTAAAGCAGCGg TGGGTTCCGGAAGTTCGACATCATTGTCCATCAACTCCAATTATTGTAGTGGGTACGAAACTTGACAAAAGGGACAGCAGTGTTGATCATGACAAGAACTTTGTCTCAAATAGCCGAGGTGTTCATTTAATGAAAGAAATTGGTGCAAGACGTTATTTGGAGTGTTCGGCATTAACTCAAAAAGGGGTGACAACTGTGTTCGAAGAAGCTGTAAAAATTGCCCTTGAGCCACCTCCTaagaaaaagaatgaaatttgttctttatttta ccA AAGTGTACTTAGTAGTGTTTCGCAGATGGCAGCTGAGGCCAACATTAAATGTGTTGTAATAGGAGATGG AAATGTTGGAAAGACATGTTTGGCAAAAACTTACGTAAACAATTCTTTCCCGCCGGAATATACTAATCCAACTGT GTACGATAATTATACTGCTGTTCTAACCATAGAAGGACGACGTTTCAATTTAGCCTTAACGGACACTGCCGGTAAAGAAGATTATGACAGATTAAGACCGTTGTCATACCCACAAACG GATGTGTTTCTGCTGTGTTTTGCAGTCGATAGTCGTGATTCTTACGATAATGTATGGGAAAAG TGGGCTCCGGAAGTTCTACATTATTGTCCATCAACACCAATTATTTTAGTGGGTACGAAACTTGACGAAAGAGAGAGCCATGTTGATCGTGACaagaaatttgtttcaaattatgaacaaggtgtttatttaatgaaaaaaattggTGCAAGGCGTTATTTGGAGTGTTCGGCATTAGCTCAACAAGGGGTGACAACTGTGTTCGAAGAAGCTGTAAAAATTGCGCTTGAGCCACCCcctaagaaaaagaaaaataagtgtTCATTATTTTAG